The following are from one region of the Anomaloglossus baeobatrachus isolate aAnoBae1 chromosome 1, aAnoBae1.hap1, whole genome shotgun sequence genome:
- the TMEM267 gene encoding transmembrane protein 267, which translates to MASEMEKADALLQTFSTASVASSLGLGIFCFLADKVQQAAFIQQNDWLRAVSDNATHGVIGMWSWAIVIGLRKRSDFCEVILAGFFACIIDLDHFFLAGSFSLQAALHLPHRPPLHCSTLIPILALALKFLMQLLRLKDSWCFLPWMLFISWTSHHVRDGIRHGLWLCPFGKTGPLPYWLYVAITASLPNLCSLVMYLTGTREMMTKKHGIHIDV; encoded by the exons ATGGCTTCAGAGATGGAGAAGGCGGATGCGCTGCTCCAGACATTCAGCACTGCGTCCGTGGCCTCCAGCCTAGGGTTGGGCATCTTCTGCTTTTTGGCAGACAAAGTGCAGCAAGCAGCGTTCATCCAGCAAAATGATTGGCTCCGAGCCGTGTCCGACAATGCGACCCACGGTGTGATCGGCATGTGGTCGTGGGCCATCGTCATCGGCCTCCGGAAGAGAAGCGACTTCTGTGAAGTTATTCTGGCTGGGTTCTTTGCCTGTATCATAGACCTGGATCACTTCTTCCTCGCCGGATCCTTCTCATTACAG GCGGCTCTCCACCTCCCCCACCGTCCTCCTCTTCACTGTTCGACGTTGATCCCTATTCTGGCCCTGGCCCTGAAATTCCTTATGCAGCTCCTGAGGTTGAAGGACTCTTGGTGTTTCTTGCCTTGGATGTTGTTCATATCTTGGACTTCCCACCACGTCCGCGATGGAATTCGCCATGGACTCTGGCTGTGTCCATTTGGGAAGACTGGACCTCTTCCATATTGGCTTTATGTGGCCATCACTGCCTCGCTGCCCAATCTCTGCTCCCTGGTCATGTACCTGACTGGGACCAGAGAAATGATGACCAAGAAGCACGGGATACACATCGATGTCTGA